Below is a window of Nocardia asteroides DNA.
TTGTCGACCGACGATCTGCCGAGCGCGGCGGCGCTGCGCTGGCGGGAACCGGATCTGGACCCGGATTCGGTGGCGTTTTTGCAGTACACCTCGGGTTCGACGAGCGCACCGCGCGGCGTGGTGCTCACTCACGCGAATCTGCTGCACAATCAGCGTGCGCTCGCCGCCGGGCTCGGGCACGACCGGGGCCTGGTCGAGTCCTGGGACGGCGCGCTGTTCGCCAGCTGGCTGCCGATGTATCACGACATGGGCCTGATCGCGCCGCTGCTGCACACCGTCTACCTGGGCGCCAACTCGGTGCTGATGTCGCCGTTGCACTTCCTGCAACGGCCGGAACGGTGGTTGCGGGCGATTTCCACCTATCGCGCGCACACCAGCGGCGGCCCGAACTTCGCTTACGAGCTTTGTGTGCGGCGGATCCCGCCGGAGCATCTCGACGGGCTCGACCTGAGTTCGTGGCGGGTGGCGTTCAACGGCTCCGAGCCGATTCGCGCGCGGACGGTGCGCAGGTTCGCCGACACCTTCGCCGGCGCGGGGTTCCGGGCGACCGCTCAGCAACCGGTCTACGGTCTGGCCGAGGCGACGCTGATCGTGACCGCGCCGTCGACCACCGCCGCGCCGTCGATCGTCACGGTGGGCAGCGGTGAACTGGTGGGGGTCGGGTCGGCGGCGGTGGGGATGTCGCTGGCGATCGTCGACCCGGAGACCGGTGTCGAACGCGCCGACGGCGTGGAGGGGGAGATCTGGGTCGCCGGTGGGAGCGTCGCGGCCGGGTACTTCCGGGACACGGATGCCACCGCCGAGGTGTTCGGGGCCGTGCTACCCGGCGACGACCGGCCGTACCTGCGGACCGGTGATCTCGGGTTCCTCTCCGGCGGTGAGCTTTTCGTGACCGGCAGGCGCAAGGATCTGGTGATCGTCGACGGGCGCAACCACTATCCGCAGGACATCGAGACCACCGTCGAGGCCGCGCACGATGCGGTGCGGGCCGGGTGTGTGGCGGCGTTCTCCGCCGATCCGGGGGTGGACGGGGAGCAGCCGGTCGTCGTCGCCGAGGTCAAGAGCACCGATCCGGCCGAGCTGACGGCCATCGAAGGGGCGGTGCGCGCCGCGGTCGCGACCGAACACGGCCTCACCCTGGCCGCGGTGCTGCTCATCCGGCCGGGGACGGTGTTCAAGACCAGCAGCGGCAAGATCCAGCGCTCGGCGTGCCGGGCCGCCTACCTGTCCGGTGAGCTGCTGACGCTGCTGGCGGCGCCGATGCGGTCGCCGGAGGACGAGTTCGAGGAGGCGGCACAGGAGCCCGTGGCGTCGGCCGAACCCGCGGCGGAGCTGTCGGCCGAGGCGGTGCGCGACTGGCTGGTGACCAACATCGCCCGCCAGGCGGTGCTGGATCCGGAGCGGGTCGACGTGCACCGGCCGCTGGTCGAATTCGGTTTGGGTTCGGCGGATCTGGTGGAGCTGGTCGTCGACCTGTCGGACTTCGTCGGCCGGTTCATCGATACGAACCTGTTCTTCGACCATCCGACGATCGACGGTGTCGCGGCGGTGCTGACCGGAACAGTGCGGGTCGAGGCGGTGGTCGCGGAAGCGCCGGGGGTGGATGTCGAGTCCGACGACGCGATCGCGATCATCGCCATGTCGTGCCGCTTCCCCGGCGCGGCCGATTCGCCCGAGGCGCTCTGGCAGCTCCTCGACAGTGGGCGCGACGGGCTCGGCGACGTGCCGCCGGGCCGCTGGGACATCGACGGCCTCTACAACCCGGATACGACCGCGACCGGCACGGCCTACACCTTCCGCGGCGGCTACGTCGACGGGATCGACCGCTTCGACGCTGCCTTCTTCGGCATCGGACCGCGCGAAGCGGCGGTGATGGACCCGCAGCAGCGCATGATGCTGCACCTGGCATGGGAGGCGATCGAACGGTCCGGCCGCGATCCGCGCACCCTGCACGGCAGTGCCACCGGCGTCTACCTGGGAGTATACAGCACCGGCTACCTGGCCGATCCGGCGCCGGAGCAGCTGAACGGGCAGGTGGGTACCGGGCTTTCGCCGAGTGTGGCCTCGGGCCGGATCTCCTACACGCTGGGTCTGCACGGTCCCGCCGTCACCATGGACACGGCCTGTTCCTCCTCGATCGTGGCCATGCATCTGGCGATGCAGGCACTGCGGGCGGGGGAGTGCGATCTCGCGCTGGCCGGTGGCGCCACCCTGCTCATGTCACCGACCGCGCACATCGAGCTGTGCCGTCTGGGCGTGTTGTCGCCGACCGGGCGCTGCGCGCCGTTCTCCGCCGAGGCCGACGGGACGGTGTGGGCCGAGGGCGCGGGCATGGTGCTGCTCAAGCGGGTCGCCGACGCGCGCCGCGACGGCGACCGGATCCTGGCCGTCCTGCGGGGATCCGCCGTCAACCAGGACGGCCGCAGCCAGGGATTGAGCGCACCCAACGGCGCTGCGCAGGAACAGGTGCTGCGGTCGGCGCTGCGGGTGTCGGGGCTGGCGCCCGACGACATCGACTATGTGGAGGCGCACGGCACCGGCACGGCCCTGGGCGATCCGATCGAGGCCCGCGCGCTGGCCCGGGTGTACGGGCCGGGGCGGGATCCGCGACGGCCGCTCGGGGTGGGGTCGCTGAAGTCGAATCTCGGGCACACCCAGGCGGCGGCGGGTGTGGCGAGCGTGATCAAGCTGGTGCTCGCCCTGCAGCACGGGCGCATTCCGGCGACGGTGAATGTGCGGACACCGTCCGCGCACGTCGACTGGGCGACCAGCGGACTGGCCGTGCAGACCGAGACCACCCCGTGGCAGCGCGGTGACCGGCCGCGCCGGGCCGGGGTGAGCGCGTTCGGGCTCAGCGGCACCAATGCCCACCTGATCCTCGAGGAAGCCGCGCCCGAGTCCGAGCCGGTGGTAGAGCCCGGTGGTGAGACCGTGCGCCTGTTGCCGATCTCCGCGCGCAGCGAACGGTCGCTGCGCGGGCAGGCCGAGCGGCTGCTCGCGCGGGTACTGGAGGACGACACGCTGGAGCCCGGGCAGGTCGCGCGGGCGCTCGTGGTGCAGCGCACGCCGTTCGAGCGCCGCGCGGTTCTCGTCGCCGCCGACCGGGACGGCATGGTCGCGGCGCTGCGGGATCTGGTCGACGGCCGGTCGTCGGCGAACGTGGTGGTCGGTGCCGGTCCGGTGCTCACCTCGGGGAAGACCGCGTTCGTCTTCCCGGGGCAGGGGATGCAATGGGTGGGAATGGCGCGTGATCTGCTCGTCGCCGATACCGCGTTCCGGACGGAATTCGAGCTGTGCGACAAGGCTTTCGGGCCACTGCTCGGCTGGTCGCTGCTCGACCGGCTCAGCGCCATGACCACCGCCGATCTGCTCGACTTCCCGGTGGTGCAGCCGCTGCTGTTCGCGACGATGGCCGGCTTGGCCGCGACCTGGCGCGCGGCGGGCGTGGTGCCGGACGCCGTCATCGGGCACAGCCAGGGTGAGATCGCCGCCGCCTACTGCGCGGGCGCGCTCGCGCTCGATGCCGCCGCGCGGATCGTCGTCACCCGCAGCCGGTTGATGCAGGACATCGAGGAACCGGCGGCCATGGCGATGATCGGGCTGCCGGAGGCCGAGGTCGCGACCAGGCTGCGTGACTACGACGGCCGCGTGTCGATCGCCGCCGTGAATGTGCGGCGCTCGACCATCGTGGCGGGGGAGCAGGCCGCGGTGACCGAGCTGCTGGCCGCGCTCGACGCCGCCGGTGTCTACACCCGGCTGGGTGCGTCGGGGCCCGGTCTGGCCGGGCATTGCCGCATCATCGAGGAGATCCGCGCGCCGTTCGCCGAACACCTGACCGGCCTCGGCGCGGAAACGCCGGTCGTGCCCTGGTATTCGACGGTGACCGGAGAACCGATGACCGGCACCGTGGCCGGGCCCGAGTACTGGTACCGCAATGCGCGCGAGACCGTGCGTTTCGCGGCGACGGTCGAACGGATGGTCGCCGACGGGTACCGCTATTTCGTGGAACTCGGTGCGCATCCCTCGCTCACCGCGGCCGTGCAGGCCGTGGCCGAGGGCACCGGGCGCGAGGTGATCGCGGTCGGGTCGCTGCTGCGGGAGGAGGACGGTCCGACGTGTCTGGCGCGGTCGCAGGCGGCGCTGTACGCGGCCGGGCACGATCTGGACTGGTCGCGGTTGGTCCCCGAGCGCGGTCATGTCGACCTGCCCACCTATGCGTTCGACGAGCGGCGGTTCTGGACCGACAGCGCGCACCGCGACACCGGTGCGCTCGGCCTCGACGACATCGACCATCCGGTCCTGGGTGCTGTTGTCCCGCAGCCGGATTCGGAGGGCGTGACGCTGACCGGCAAGGTGTCGCGCGCGCAACACCCGTGGGTGGCCGATCACGCGGGTCCCGCTGCGGTGCTGGTTCCCGGTGCGGCGCTGGTGGAATGGGCCGTTCGGGCGGGCGACGAGGTCGACTGCCCGGTGGTGCGGGAACTGGTGCTGCGCGCGCCATTGCTCGTACCCGAGCGTGCTTCGGTGCAGATCCAGGTCGTCGTCGGTGGGGCCGATGCCGACAATCGACGAACGGTGCGGATCTTCGGCCGCGACGAGCAGGAACCCGACGCGCAATGGACATTGCACGCCGAGGGCATGGTCGCGGAGGAACTGCGCGGCATCGTTGTTCGTCATCGCGTGGAGCCGGATGATGAGGCCGGCTGGTTGCCCGCTGATGCCGTGCCCGTGGATGTCCGCGACCTCTACTCGCGGTTGGCGGCGCGTGGTCACCGGTACGGTCCGGTGTTCCAGGGTGTTCGTGCGGTCTGGCGGCGCGGTGACGATCTGTTCGCCGAGGTCGAATTGCCCGAGCAGGCGCACGGGGACGCCGCGCGATTCGGCATCCATCCGGCGCTGCTCGACGGCGCGCTGCACGCCACGGCACTGTTCGCCGGTGAGGGTGACTATGCGCTGCTGCCGTTCGCCTGGTCTGATGTGGTTCTCTCGGCGACCGGTGCCACGGCGCTGCGGGTCCAGTTGACCCGCTCGGGGGACACGGTGGCATTGTCGGCCACCGACCGCACCGGTCGGCCCGTGGTGTCGGTGGGTTCGCTGCTCCTGCGTCCGGTCGAGCCGAGCCAGTGGGATGCCGCCTCGCTCGCGCCGGCCTTCCGCCGCCTGTACCGGCTGACCTGGACCAGGGCGACGGAATCCACTGCGGGCCACAGTCCTTCCACCGATATCGCGGGCGCCCGGTTCGTCGGCGACGGCTGGCCGGGCAGCACCACGCCGGGCGCGGCTGCGGCGGGCCGGGACCGGCTGGCGGTGGCAGCCTGGGACGACGTCGTCACAGGCACCGGCGCAGCCGCCGCTTCGGCTAATGCTGACGACCCGGCCGGCTCCGACCCGCAGGCTACTTCCGCAGGCCACTCCCACGGCTTGGCAGGCCACGGGGTGCTCGACCCGGTTCGTGCCGACACGCTGGTGCTCACCGTCCCACAGGGGCGATCGCCCGAAGCGGTGCACGAGGCAGCGCAGCGAACTCTGGCAAACCTGCAGAAGTTCCTCGGCGACAACAGGTTCGAGCGGGCAACCTTGGTCGTGCGGACCTCCGGCGCCGTGGTCACCGACGCGGAGGCAGGGGTTCCCGATCCCGCCGGCGCGGTGGTGTGGGGTCTCGTCCGGTCGGCGCAGTCGGAGAACCCGGGACGGATCGTCCTGGTCGACTCCGCCGACCCCACCGTGGATCTCGCAGCGGTGCTGGTGACCGGGGAACAGCAGGTGGCCGTCCGCGCGGGTGCGGTACACGTGCCGCGCCTGGCCCGGCTCGCCGAGACGGCACCGCAGGGCCGGATTGCGCTGGGGGAAGGGACAATTCTGGTGACCGGCGCGCCCGGCCGTCTGGGTTCGGCACTGGCCCGGCACCTCGCCGACGCCTACGGCGCTCGCGATCTGGTGCTGGTGAGCAGGCGTGGCATCGACGGCCCCGGTGGCGTCGAATTGCGTGCCGATCTCGAACAGCGGGGTGTGCGGGTGCGGTTCGCGTCATGCGACCTCGCCGACAGGTCCGCGCTGGCTGCCCTGCTGGACGGATTGCCGCTGGCTGGTGTGGTCCACGCGGCGACGGTGCTCGACGACGCGACCGTCGGCTCGCTCACACCGGCACAGCTGACGGCCGCGCTGCGTCCGAAAGTCGATGCGGCGCAGCACCTGCACGAGCTCACCGCGGACCGTCCGCTGTCGTTCTTCGTGCTGTTCTCGGCGGCCGGTGGCCTGTTCGGCACGCCGGGTCAGGCCAACTACGCCGCCGCGAACGCCTACCTCGACGCGCTGGCCGTGTATCGCCGCTCGCTCGGGTTGCCCGCGCAGTCGCTGGCGTGGGGCGCCTGGGATGTCGATGTGCACGACCATCTGGCGCGCGCCGACATCGCCCGGATCGCTCGCGCCGGTGTACGCGCGTTCTCCGTCGCCGACGGCATGGCGTGCTTCGATGCCGCACTGGCACAGGGTGATCCGCTCGTGGTGCCGCTGCTGCTCGATACCGCGGTGCTGCGCCGTTCGCCTGCGGTGCCGCCGCTGCTGCACGGCCTGGTGCGCCGGGCGCCGCGTCGCGCCGTGGCCGACCGGGCCACCGGCGACACCGTGGTCGGGTCGCGGTTCGCCGAGGAACTGCGCGCCGCGTCCCGCACCGATGCCGTGCGGTCGGCGACGGCGGCGCTCGCCGCGTGGACGGGGGAGGTGCTCGGGCACACCGGTGCCGAGAAGGTCGCCACCGACACGTCGTTCCACAGTCTGGGCCTGGATTCGCTGATGGCGGTGGAACTGCGCAACAAGGTGCGCGAGCACACCGGGATCGCGGTGCCGCTGGGCACCATCCTGGCCGAACAGAACCTCACCGACCTGGCCGGGTATCTCGTCGACGAGGTCACCCGGCAGACCGGACCCGCCGGCGCGGCGACCGACGCCACCGAGGTGCCGGAGGTCGAGGTGCTGCCGGTGACCAGGGACATGATGCGGCTGTTGCGCACCGAACAGCTCGGTATTCCGAGCGCGGCGCAGACCGGCGGAGTCGCCGTGCGGGTGCCCACGCCGGTGACCCTGGAGGAACTCGATCGGGCACTCGCCCGGCTGGCCCGGCGCCACGCCGCCCTGCGCAGCACGATTCACGCCGGCACCGAATCCGGTCGGGAAGTCAGAATCCACCG
It encodes the following:
- a CDS encoding type I polyketide synthase, whose product is MRNTFVDTLFAQVENRPAEVVYRFLDNGDVDGAVRESTYAELGVRARAIGAVLQDSAPRRALLLYPAGPEFAEAFFGCLVAGVVAVPAPLPEWDNRSLRRLRRMVTHAEVDIVLAPKRVVAESAALCAEIPELAGVAWLSTDDLPSAAALRWREPDLDPDSVAFLQYTSGSTSAPRGVVLTHANLLHNQRALAAGLGHDRGLVESWDGALFASWLPMYHDMGLIAPLLHTVYLGANSVLMSPLHFLQRPERWLRAISTYRAHTSGGPNFAYELCVRRIPPEHLDGLDLSSWRVAFNGSEPIRARTVRRFADTFAGAGFRATAQQPVYGLAEATLIVTAPSTTAAPSIVTVGSGELVGVGSAAVGMSLAIVDPETGVERADGVEGEIWVAGGSVAAGYFRDTDATAEVFGAVLPGDDRPYLRTGDLGFLSGGELFVTGRRKDLVIVDGRNHYPQDIETTVEAAHDAVRAGCVAAFSADPGVDGEQPVVVAEVKSTDPAELTAIEGAVRAAVATEHGLTLAAVLLIRPGTVFKTSSGKIQRSACRAAYLSGELLTLLAAPMRSPEDEFEEAAQEPVASAEPAAELSAEAVRDWLVTNIARQAVLDPERVDVHRPLVEFGLGSADLVELVVDLSDFVGRFIDTNLFFDHPTIDGVAAVLTGTVRVEAVVAEAPGVDVESDDAIAIIAMSCRFPGAADSPEALWQLLDSGRDGLGDVPPGRWDIDGLYNPDTTATGTAYTFRGGYVDGIDRFDAAFFGIGPREAAVMDPQQRMMLHLAWEAIERSGRDPRTLHGSATGVYLGVYSTGYLADPAPEQLNGQVGTGLSPSVASGRISYTLGLHGPAVTMDTACSSSIVAMHLAMQALRAGECDLALAGGATLLMSPTAHIELCRLGVLSPTGRCAPFSAEADGTVWAEGAGMVLLKRVADARRDGDRILAVLRGSAVNQDGRSQGLSAPNGAAQEQVLRSALRVSGLAPDDIDYVEAHGTGTALGDPIEARALARVYGPGRDPRRPLGVGSLKSNLGHTQAAAGVASVIKLVLALQHGRIPATVNVRTPSAHVDWATSGLAVQTETTPWQRGDRPRRAGVSAFGLSGTNAHLILEEAAPESEPVVEPGGETVRLLPISARSERSLRGQAERLLARVLEDDTLEPGQVARALVVQRTPFERRAVLVAADRDGMVAALRDLVDGRSSANVVVGAGPVLTSGKTAFVFPGQGMQWVGMARDLLVADTAFRTEFELCDKAFGPLLGWSLLDRLSAMTTADLLDFPVVQPLLFATMAGLAATWRAAGVVPDAVIGHSQGEIAAAYCAGALALDAAARIVVTRSRLMQDIEEPAAMAMIGLPEAEVATRLRDYDGRVSIAAVNVRRSTIVAGEQAAVTELLAALDAAGVYTRLGASGPGLAGHCRIIEEIRAPFAEHLTGLGAETPVVPWYSTVTGEPMTGTVAGPEYWYRNARETVRFAATVERMVADGYRYFVELGAHPSLTAAVQAVAEGTGREVIAVGSLLREEDGPTCLARSQAALYAAGHDLDWSRLVPERGHVDLPTYAFDERRFWTDSAHRDTGALGLDDIDHPVLGAVVPQPDSEGVTLTGKVSRAQHPWVADHAGPAAVLVPGAALVEWAVRAGDEVDCPVVRELVLRAPLLVPERASVQIQVVVGGADADNRRTVRIFGRDEQEPDAQWTLHAEGMVAEELRGIVVRHRVEPDDEAGWLPADAVPVDVRDLYSRLAARGHRYGPVFQGVRAVWRRGDDLFAEVELPEQAHGDAARFGIHPALLDGALHATALFAGEGDYALLPFAWSDVVLSATGATALRVQLTRSGDTVALSATDRTGRPVVSVGSLLLRPVEPSQWDAASLAPAFRRLYRLTWTRATESTAGHSPSTDIAGARFVGDGWPGSTTPGAAAAGRDRLAVAAWDDVVTGTGAAAASANADDPAGSDPQATSAGHSHGLAGHGVLDPVRADTLVLTVPQGRSPEAVHEAAQRTLANLQKFLGDNRFERATLVVRTSGAVVTDAEAGVPDPAGAVVWGLVRSAQSENPGRIVLVDSADPTVDLAAVLVTGEQQVAVRAGAVHVPRLARLAETAPQGRIALGEGTILVTGAPGRLGSALARHLADAYGARDLVLVSRRGIDGPGGVELRADLEQRGVRVRFASCDLADRSALAALLDGLPLAGVVHAATVLDDATVGSLTPAQLTAALRPKVDAAQHLHELTADRPLSFFVLFSAAGGLFGTPGQANYAAANAYLDALAVYRRSLGLPAQSLAWGAWDVDVHDHLARADIARIARAGVRAFSVADGMACFDAALAQGDPLVVPLLLDTAVLRRSPAVPPLLHGLVRRAPRRAVADRATGDTVVGSRFAEELRAASRTDAVRSATAALAAWTGEVLGHTGAEKVATDTSFHSLGLDSLMAVELRNKVREHTGIAVPLGTILAEQNLTDLAGYLVDEVTRQTGPAGAATDATEVPEVEVLPVTRDMMRLLRTEQLGIPSAAQTGGVAVRVPTPVTLEELDRALARLARRHAALRSTIHAGTESGREVRIHRDVTIAATWRAVDHLDDTVAEAHFRALMAAPFDLTTGPLWRFELLDAAAGQLLLFGAHHAMSDVQSMLLVAGELAADLSGAPLDDTPTNRDLHQLLAAQTTRRDDTATGRWQAAFAGARRLDLTLAAPRPATRGYGGAAIALDLPAGLHERVAERARELGITPAAVFLGALTITLARRTQVDRFALAVPVDTRMHADASGAVGYFGVPVPFPALVADDDLVTDVLRRTGDRLRTLLVPGAGFADVLTALAGEGLYRDNAPMVEVYFNYLRANSAVTGAELVPVSTGFSDLDLMVAVLPDTDQVWFTYNTDIIDAASCAEFGRDYLTVVDAAVADPGAPARAEGAAQQENSGLRVAVAATFAVGHLPELLAAASTERALTVAEPPYHQVLSCLRDPSGVFAQASTDVGVVLVRGVDLERFGDLSDTLLAELADEFPSAVADLVARTGRPIIVAFLPSRQGRLLAWEQRVAERLREEPGVAVLDAAAITRTHPVDDVFDERTEILAHLPFTPQFQAAVALTLIATITAITEPAPKVIAVDGDDTLWSGTAGEVGAEGVGFDAARIAVATRLRQWRAAGTLLVLVTNNDDDIVRAVLDRPDSPLRYADFAAVSTGWAGKPERLASIADSLGLGLDTFCYLDDNPVEIARMRSEHPEVLSVTCPPATEIGVLLTRLWPLVPLAATVEDRVRADFYRQESARDRARATTEFEQFLADLDLRVEIAPLTDATLTRAHQLVRRTTQFALGTVTVDDFDRRRAEDEVWTATARDRFGDYGLISVLSVRDDGDTLHVTGWHLSCRAFGRGIEERLLGWIADRADTLGCSTVHLTVDHTARNTPARRLAARLHGHDNWDGPQKTVVTPNRLREFRSWHSPAENTEVIA